A region from the Spirochaeta thermophila DSM 6192 genome encodes:
- a CDS encoding DNA repair helicase XPB, whose translation MSGPLIVQSDGTILLEVSHPEADEARNAITPFTELLTSPEYIHTYRITPISLWNAASAGLTYDQITTRLSRYARYPVPPTLLDTIRHTLKRAGTLTLLPTPSPHTLLLSIRPPASRQELLSYRQLARLLEPSTPDLPPRDDALYVPLIHRGTIKQLLIDLGYPVTDLVPLQEGEPLPLSLRTTTRSGRPFALRPYQEAAVKAFTGDDGPGTGYGTIVMPCGAGKTVVGLALMAHYRTSTLILTPNVAAAHQWIDEILDKTTLTEDQIAEYTGESKDIKPVTVATYHILTWRPDQTQEHYPHFDLFLARNWGLIIYDEVHLLPAPVFRITAELQAKRRCGLTATLVREDGKERHLFALVGPKRHDIPWKEVEAQGWIAEALCYEIRIPLPEDLRLAYIAADQRKKHTIASTNPLKDRVVAVLLERHPDLPTLIIGQYLDQLERIARTLGLPLITGRTPNRERERLYREFKEGRITRLVVSRVANFSIDLPDAAVAIQVSGTFGSRQEEAQRLGRILRPKHHHAYFYTIVTRDTLEEHFAANRQRFLTEQGYRYQMELWSEDELT comes from the coding sequence ATGTCCGGCCCCCTCATCGTACAGAGCGACGGCACCATCCTCCTCGAAGTCTCGCACCCCGAGGCCGACGAGGCCCGGAACGCCATCACCCCCTTCACCGAGCTCCTCACCTCCCCTGAGTACATCCACACCTACCGCATCACCCCCATCTCCCTCTGGAACGCCGCCTCCGCAGGCCTCACCTACGACCAGATCACCACGCGCCTCTCCCGCTACGCCCGCTACCCCGTGCCCCCCACCCTCCTCGACACCATTCGCCACACTCTCAAACGCGCCGGCACCCTCACCCTCCTCCCCACCCCCTCACCCCACACCCTCCTCCTCAGCATCCGCCCCCCTGCGAGCCGCCAAGAACTCCTCTCCTACCGGCAGCTCGCCCGCCTCCTCGAACCCTCCACACCCGACCTCCCACCCCGGGACGACGCCCTCTACGTGCCCCTCATCCACCGTGGCACCATCAAGCAGCTCCTCATCGACCTCGGCTACCCCGTCACCGACCTCGTCCCCCTCCAGGAAGGCGAACCCCTCCCCCTCTCGCTCCGCACCACCACCCGCTCCGGCCGCCCCTTCGCCCTCCGCCCCTACCAGGAAGCCGCGGTCAAGGCCTTCACCGGCGACGACGGACCCGGCACCGGCTACGGCACCATCGTCATGCCCTGCGGCGCAGGCAAGACCGTGGTGGGCCTCGCCCTCATGGCCCACTACCGGACGAGCACCCTCATCCTCACCCCCAACGTCGCCGCCGCCCACCAGTGGATCGACGAGATCCTCGACAAGACCACCCTCACCGAGGACCAGATCGCCGAGTACACCGGCGAGTCCAAGGACATAAAACCCGTCACCGTCGCCACCTACCACATCCTCACCTGGCGACCCGACCAGACCCAGGAGCACTACCCCCACTTCGACCTCTTCCTCGCCCGCAACTGGGGCCTCATCATCTACGACGAAGTCCACCTCCTCCCCGCCCCGGTCTTCCGCATCACCGCAGAACTCCAGGCGAAACGCCGCTGCGGCCTCACCGCCACCCTGGTGCGCGAAGACGGCAAGGAACGCCACCTCTTCGCCCTCGTGGGACCCAAGCGCCACGACATCCCCTGGAAAGAAGTGGAAGCCCAGGGCTGGATCGCCGAGGCCCTCTGCTACGAGATCCGCATCCCCCTCCCCGAGGACCTCCGACTCGCCTACATCGCCGCAGACCAGCGGAAGAAGCACACCATCGCGAGCACCAACCCCCTCAAGGACCGCGTCGTGGCCGTGCTCCTCGAGCGACACCCCGACCTCCCCACCCTCATCATAGGCCAGTACCTCGACCAGCTCGAACGCATCGCCCGCACCCTCGGCCTTCCCCTCATCACCGGCCGTACCCCCAACAGGGAACGCGAACGCCTCTACCGCGAGTTCAAGGAAGGCCGCATCACGCGCCTCGTGGTCTCCCGCGTCGCCAACTTCTCCATCGACCTCCCCGACGCCGCGGTCGCCATTCAGGTCTCCGGCACCTTCGGATCCCGCCAGGAGGAGGCCCAGCGCCTCGGCCGCATCCTGAGACCGAAACACCACCACGCCTACTTCTATACGATTGTGACGCGTGATACACTGGAAGAACACTTCGCCGCCAACCGGCAGCGATTCCTCACCGAACAGGGCTACCGCTACCAGATGGAGCTATGGAGCGAAGACGAGCTGACATAG
- the lipA gene encoding lipoyl synthase — MDERRKPEWLKIELGLSPEHKKVRRELARHGLHTVCEEARCPNLHECWGRYRTATFLLLGEVCTRRCRFCAVGHGRPCPPDPEEPARVAQVVARLGIRHVVLTMVTRDDLPDGGAGHVAAAVREVRKASPGVRVEILTSDFRGDLAALETVLESRPEIMSHNVETVRRLTPRVRSGASYERSLAFLREAGLRVRAYGGFLKSSFMVGLGETEEEVKETLRDLRAAGVQMVNIGQYLQPTKEHLPVARYWSPEEFDRLRDYALSLGFIACSAGPKVRSSYHAEETVRMLGDVGPA, encoded by the coding sequence ATGGACGAGAGACGAAAGCCCGAGTGGCTCAAGATAGAGCTCGGCCTGTCGCCCGAGCACAAGAAGGTGAGGCGTGAGCTCGCCCGGCACGGGCTCCACACGGTCTGTGAGGAGGCGCGGTGCCCCAACCTGCACGAGTGCTGGGGCCGCTACCGCACGGCCACGTTCCTGCTCCTGGGAGAGGTGTGCACCCGGCGGTGCAGGTTCTGTGCCGTGGGCCACGGCAGGCCGTGCCCGCCCGACCCGGAGGAGCCGGCCCGGGTGGCACAGGTGGTGGCCCGGCTCGGGATTCGGCACGTGGTGCTCACCATGGTGACGAGGGACGACCTGCCGGACGGTGGGGCGGGGCATGTGGCGGCCGCGGTGAGAGAGGTGCGGAAGGCCTCTCCTGGTGTGAGGGTGGAGATCCTCACCTCGGACTTCAGAGGGGATCTCGCGGCCCTCGAGACGGTGCTCGAGAGCCGGCCCGAGATCATGAGCCACAACGTGGAGACCGTGCGCAGGCTCACCCCCAGGGTGCGCTCCGGTGCGAGCTACGAGCGCTCCCTCGCCTTCCTCAGGGAGGCGGGACTGCGGGTGAGGGCGTACGGCGGGTTCCTCAAGTCGAGCTTCATGGTGGGGCTCGGGGAGACCGAGGAGGAGGTGAAGGAGACCCTCCGCGACCTCCGGGCCGCGGGCGTGCAGATGGTGAACATAGGCCAGTACCTCCAGCCCACGAAGGAGCACCTCCCCGTGGCGCGCTACTGGAGCCCCGAGGAGTTCGACCGGCTGAGGGACTACGCCCTCTCCCTGGGGTTCATCGCCTGCAGCGCGGGCCCCAAGGTCCGCTCGAGCTACCACGCCGAGGAGACCGTCCGGATGCTGGGGGACGTCGGTCCGGCGTGA
- a CDS encoding RnfABCDGE type electron transport complex subunit D yields the protein MDLKIFQKQPPMRKVLLSLVPIFLWAAYFYGVRLAALALVVFPVGVAVEYLMERRRGRKVSEAVLVTCSLFLLSLPPAVPLWVAAIGIAFGVFMAKEVYGGFGRNVFNPAIAGRLFVYITFPTLMTRSWLKPGAFGLLPDALTSATPLDALRAGTLPPLPDMLLGLHPGSMGESALPLILLAGIYLVATRTASWRIMLSTLGGALLLSAGLYYAGVPGAVPPHYTLLAGSLLFVAVFMATDPVTAPNNPRAHWLYGLLIGAVVVLVRTFSLFSEGTSFAVLLANAVAPLLDELLPRRPAAARRPAPKGGAA from the coding sequence GTGGACCTGAAGATCTTTCAGAAACAGCCGCCCATGAGGAAGGTGCTCCTCTCGCTCGTTCCCATCTTCCTGTGGGCCGCGTACTTCTACGGCGTACGGCTCGCCGCCCTCGCCCTGGTGGTGTTTCCCGTGGGTGTGGCGGTGGAGTACCTCATGGAGAGGCGGAGGGGGAGGAAGGTGAGTGAAGCGGTCCTGGTGACCTGCAGCCTCTTCCTCCTCTCCCTCCCGCCCGCCGTCCCGCTCTGGGTGGCGGCCATCGGGATCGCCTTCGGCGTGTTCATGGCGAAGGAGGTCTACGGAGGGTTCGGCCGCAATGTCTTCAACCCGGCCATCGCAGGCAGGCTCTTCGTCTACATCACCTTCCCCACCCTCATGACCCGCTCCTGGCTGAAGCCCGGCGCCTTCGGTCTCCTCCCCGACGCCCTCACCTCGGCCACCCCCCTCGACGCCCTCCGAGCCGGCACCCTCCCCCCGCTCCCCGACATGCTCCTCGGCCTGCACCCCGGCAGCATGGGCGAGTCGGCCCTCCCCCTCATCCTCCTCGCGGGCATCTACCTCGTGGCCACCAGGACCGCGAGCTGGCGGATCATGCTCTCCACCCTGGGAGGCGCCCTCCTCCTCTCCGCCGGCCTCTACTACGCCGGCGTCCCCGGCGCCGTCCCGCCCCACTACACCCTCCTCGCCGGCAGTCTCCTCTTCGTGGCGGTCTTCATGGCCACCGACCCCGTCACCGCCCCCAACAACCCCCGCGCCCACTGGCTCTACGGCCTGCTCATCGGTGCGGTGGTGGTCCTCGTCCGCACCTTCTCCCTCTTCTCGGAGGGCACCAGCTTCGCCGTGCTCCTCGCCAACGCCGTCGCCCCGCTCCTCGACGAGCTTCTCCCACGCCGCCCGGCGGCCGCCCGCCGCCCGGCCCCGAAAGGAGGCGCCGCATGA
- a CDS encoding FMN-binding protein — translation MNRNSLPYVVLFSFIVTALFVTILAAAHLGTRERVLLAEERRLREAVLHALKTPASGEEARRTFARLSVAALPDGTRIYRTPEPRSYAVELSGPGLWGTIRAVVGISGDLSRILGLAILEQNETPGLGGRITEPWFLSQFEAERIGPDGIAVRQTGRSGDPDPDNSQVDGITGATRTSQAIETLVDRAVITLKEALPTLSEEDFAPVEAPRPRTSPDDERSR, via the coding sequence ATGAACCGCAACTCCCTCCCCTACGTGGTGCTCTTCTCCTTCATCGTCACCGCGCTCTTCGTCACCATCCTCGCCGCCGCCCACCTCGGCACCAGGGAGCGCGTCCTCCTCGCCGAGGAGCGCCGGCTCCGGGAAGCCGTGCTCCACGCCCTCAAGACCCCCGCCTCCGGGGAGGAGGCCCGGCGCACCTTCGCCCGCCTCTCCGTCGCCGCCCTCCCCGACGGTACCCGCATCTACCGCACCCCCGAGCCCCGCTCCTACGCCGTCGAGCTTTCAGGACCCGGCCTCTGGGGCACCATCCGCGCCGTGGTGGGCATCTCGGGCGACCTTTCCCGCATCCTGGGCCTCGCCATCCTCGAGCAGAACGAGACCCCGGGCCTCGGCGGCCGCATCACCGAGCCCTGGTTCCTCTCGCAATTCGAAGCCGAACGCATAGGTCCCGACGGCATCGCCGTGCGCCAGACCGGCCGCTCGGGCGACCCCGACCCCGACAACAGCCAGGTGGACGGCATCACCGGCGCCACCCGCACGAGCCAGGCCATCGAGACCCTGGTTGACCGGGCCGTCATCACCCTCAAGGAGGCCCTCCCCACCCTCTCCGAGGAGGACTTCGCCCCTGTCGAGGCCCCTCGGCCTCGGACATCCCCTGACGATGAAAGGAGCCGCTGA
- the nqrD gene encoding NADH:ubiquinone reductase (Na(+)-transporting) subunit D, translated as MAATPRRILAENTWTNNPIFIQILGICSTLAVTNNLTNTLIMTLGVTFVTGFSSLTVSLLKTLIPHRVRMITQTLIISFYVIIVDILLKAYLPEIHKSLGPYVGLIITNCIIMGRAEAFAQSNPPLLSLWDGLTSGLGYMWVLMLIALIRELLGFGTLFNIRVLPEGFEPWTIMVMAPSAFFILAMVLWAAKTLMNKEAA; from the coding sequence ATGGCAGCCACACCCCGTCGGATCCTCGCCGAGAACACCTGGACCAACAACCCCATCTTCATCCAGATCCTCGGCATCTGTTCCACCCTCGCCGTCACCAACAACCTCACCAACACCCTCATCATGACCCTGGGCGTCACCTTTGTCACCGGCTTCTCGAGCCTCACCGTCTCGCTCCTCAAGACCCTCATCCCCCACCGGGTGAGGATGATCACCCAGACCCTCATCATCTCCTTCTACGTCATCATCGTGGACATCCTGCTCAAGGCCTATCTCCCGGAGATCCACAAGAGCCTGGGACCCTACGTGGGTCTCATCATCACCAACTGCATCATCATGGGCCGGGCCGAGGCCTTTGCCCAGAGCAACCCGCCCCTCCTCTCCCTCTGGGACGGCCTCACCTCGGGCCTCGGGTACATGTGGGTCCTCATGCTCATCGCCCTGATCCGTGAGCTTTTGGGCTTCGGCACCCTCTTCAACATCCGGGTGCTCCCTGAAGGCTTCGAACCCTGGACCATCATGGTCATGGCCCCCAGCGCCTTCTTCATCCTCGCCATGGTCCTCTGGGCCGCAAAGACCCTCATGAACAAGGAGGCCGCATGA
- a CDS encoding NADH:ubiquinone reductase (Na(+)-transporting) subunit E translates to MTPDISPLALFVASIFTSNILLANFLGMCSFISISKDLSSSNGLGLAVTVVLTITSAINWLVLHYVLIPLDLVYLRFIVFIIVIAAVVQILEMIIDRISPSLYMALGIFLPLITVNCAILGVALFIEIRGYSLLQSVVYGLGSGLGWWLAIMLLAAIRKKIERAPVPAGLKGPGITLITIGFMAMAFIGFSGMVAVQ, encoded by the coding sequence ATGACCCCCGACATCTCTCCCCTCGCCCTCTTCGTGGCATCGATCTTCACGAGCAACATCCTCCTCGCCAACTTCCTGGGGATGTGCTCCTTCATCTCCATCTCCAAGGACCTCTCCTCCTCGAACGGCCTCGGTCTCGCCGTGACCGTGGTGCTCACCATCACCAGCGCCATCAACTGGCTCGTGCTCCACTATGTCCTCATCCCCCTCGACCTCGTCTACCTCAGGTTTATCGTCTTCATCATCGTGATCGCGGCCGTGGTCCAGATACTCGAGATGATCATCGACCGGATCTCGCCCTCGCTCTACATGGCCCTGGGGATCTTCCTCCCCCTCATCACGGTCAACTGCGCCATCCTCGGCGTGGCCCTCTTCATCGAGATACGCGGCTACTCCCTGCTCCAGTCCGTGGTCTACGGCCTCGGCTCCGGCCTCGGCTGGTGGCTCGCCATCATGCTCCTCGCCGCCATACGCAAGAAGATCGAACGAGCCCCGGTACCCGCCGGCCTCAAAGGCCCGGGGATCACCCTCATCACCATAGGATTCATGGCCATGGCCTTCATCGGCTTCTCCGGCATGGTCGCGGTTCAGTAA
- a CDS encoding NADH:ubiquinone reductase (Na(+)-transporting) subunit F yields the protein MSALVIAPLAVGGITAALALLIWLTDRVVNNYGTVTISINGGKKTLTVKGGSPLLLTLAQEQIFIPSACGGRGSCGACKVRVETDIGPHLPTEVPYLTEEERARNVRLSCQVKVKHDLSIEVPEELFLVRRVVAEVSSIRDLTHDIKEVRFRLPEGERIPFKPGQYVQLEVPPYAKIKEPTQRAYSISSLPDEEEIELLIRKVPGGIATTYVHEHMKEGERLALIGPFGDFYLRETDAVMLCVAGGSGMAPFKSILLDMYRRGVNNRQVWFFFGARTRRDLFYVDLWRDLEEKWPVFRFVPALSEDPDYEGEKGLITEVLARYIETTMDREAPKEGYLCGSPGMLDACMNVMRRYGIPEDKIYFDKFA from the coding sequence ATGAGCGCACTCGTCATCGCACCGCTCGCCGTAGGAGGGATCACCGCCGCCCTGGCCCTCCTCATCTGGCTCACCGACAGGGTGGTCAACAACTACGGCACGGTCACCATCTCCATCAACGGCGGCAAGAAGACCCTCACCGTCAAAGGGGGAAGCCCGCTCCTCCTCACCCTCGCCCAGGAGCAGATCTTCATCCCCTCCGCGTGTGGGGGAAGGGGGAGCTGCGGGGCCTGCAAGGTGAGGGTGGAGACCGACATAGGACCGCACCTCCCCACCGAGGTCCCCTACCTCACCGAGGAAGAGCGGGCCCGCAACGTGCGGCTCTCGTGCCAGGTCAAGGTGAAGCACGACCTCTCGATCGAGGTGCCGGAGGAGCTCTTCCTCGTGCGGCGGGTAGTGGCGGAGGTCTCCTCCATCCGCGACCTCACCCACGACATCAAGGAGGTGCGCTTCCGCCTCCCCGAGGGAGAGCGGATCCCCTTCAAGCCCGGCCAGTACGTCCAGCTGGAGGTGCCGCCCTACGCCAAGATAAAGGAACCCACCCAGCGGGCCTACTCCATCTCTTCCCTCCCCGACGAGGAGGAGATCGAGCTCCTCATCCGCAAGGTACCCGGCGGGATCGCCACCACCTATGTCCACGAACACATGAAGGAAGGGGAGCGCCTCGCCCTCATCGGCCCGTTCGGCGACTTCTACCTCAGGGAGACCGACGCGGTGATGCTCTGTGTGGCGGGGGGGAGCGGCATGGCCCCCTTCAAGTCGATCCTCCTCGACATGTACCGGAGGGGGGTGAACAACCGACAGGTGTGGTTCTTCTTCGGGGCCCGTACCCGGCGTGACCTATTCTACGTGGACCTCTGGAGGGACCTCGAGGAGAAGTGGCCGGTCTTCAGGTTCGTCCCCGCCCTCTCCGAAGACCCCGACTACGAGGGCGAGAAGGGGCTCATCACCGAGGTGCTCGCACGCTATATCGAGACCACCATGGACAGGGAGGCGCCCAAGGAGGGCTACCTCTGCGGGAGTCCGGGCATGCTCGACGCGTGCATGAACGTGATGCGCCGGTACGGCATACCCGAGGACAAGATCTACTTCGACAAGTTCGCTTGA